From one Candidatus Binataceae bacterium genomic stretch:
- a CDS encoding ArsA-related P-loop ATPase gives MRTETTCRSSIKLPQVIFVTGKGGTGKSTVAVALALALSRARAVTLVELDPRRSSADGGGPASPLAGGNFEYRALTARAELQAFIERIVPLRAISRRLLQSRTFGLVAAALPGLEAFLMLARIRLMAVAEHRDRTLVIDAAATGSALEMLSVADGVQRLAPFGTLNRLAAEVDEFIREGERFGVLLTLRAEELALREALAAPPALTALGIRCIGAVLNGATPALFSAQELTRLDGLEDHRRLAQARRTAAAEMLRAKRELRRAGLEVVTLPTLFRPALAQPEFEALADAFAASGIA, from the coding sequence ATGCGCACTGAGACAACCTGCCGTTCATCAATCAAGCTGCCCCAGGTTATCTTCGTAACCGGCAAGGGCGGTACGGGCAAGAGCACGGTCGCGGTCGCTTTGGCGCTGGCGTTGTCACGCGCGCGCGCGGTGACGCTGGTTGAGCTCGATCCGCGACGTTCAAGCGCAGATGGCGGCGGTCCGGCCTCGCCGCTCGCGGGAGGCAACTTTGAGTATCGGGCGCTGACCGCTCGCGCTGAACTGCAAGCCTTTATCGAGCGAATTGTGCCGCTGCGCGCAATCTCACGGCGGTTGCTGCAGAGCCGCACCTTTGGTCTGGTCGCGGCGGCGTTGCCCGGACTCGAGGCTTTCCTGATGCTCGCGCGGATTCGGCTGATGGCGGTCGCGGAGCATCGAGATCGAACTCTGGTGATCGATGCTGCGGCCACCGGCAGCGCGCTCGAAATGTTGTCAGTCGCGGACGGTGTTCAGCGGCTCGCGCCGTTCGGAACCCTCAACCGGCTCGCCGCCGAGGTCGATGAGTTTATCCGGGAGGGCGAGCGCTTCGGGGTGCTCCTGACGCTGCGCGCGGAAGAACTCGCGCTCCGCGAGGCGCTCGCCGCGCCGCCGGCGCTGACCGCGTTGGGCATCAGGTGTATCGGCGCCGTACTCAACGGCGCGACCCCGGCACTTTTCTCCGCGCAAGAATTGACTCGCCTGGATGGGCTTGAAGATCATCGCCGCCTGGCGCAAGCACGGCGCACGGCAGCCGCGGAGATGCTGCGCGCGAAGCGCGAGCTGCGGCGCGCAGGGCTCGAAGTCGTGACGCTGCCGACGCTCTTTCG
- a CDS encoding DUF4911 domain-containing protein, which yields MAERPNDTARDIPAPIDTVAFAIAPEQIALFKAIIESYDNLATVRTEDPRRHHMKLYFAPEMRLEVEALLAALAADFSIIRLDSP from the coding sequence GTGGCGGAAAGGCCTAACGATACGGCTCGCGATATTCCCGCGCCGATTGACACCGTCGCGTTTGCCATAGCGCCGGAACAAATCGCGTTGTTCAAGGCGATCATCGAGTCCTACGATAACCTGGCAACCGTGCGCACCGAGGATCCGCGCCGCCATCATATGAAACTCTATTTCGCACCCGAGATGCGGCTCGAAGTTGAGGCGCTGCTTGCGGCGCTCGCCGCCGACTTCTCGATCATCCGTCTGGATTCGCCCTAG
- a CDS encoding glycoside hydrolase family 15 protein → MATLEYLPIANGGPGIPPRWTHSAKDVVGTAYSASSRVWFTVSNGVISEVYFSTLDRPQIRDLQYLVTDGETFFHDTHRNLDSTIEYLGEHGLGVRIINAAPAGRYRIVIDVIADPHQPCVLLDTSLEGDPAFLRKLRMYVILAPHLEVGGWGNNGNVARIAGREFLTAHKGATWLALAATTPFVHRSCGYVGTTDGWQDLSRNFKLDREFASAPDGNIALTGEIDLRSGARFTLALGFGRTLHHAITTVSQTLGTPFEQHRERFLEQWSRATKRLRPLEKLSGDGGMLYRRSRELILTHEDKNYPGALIASLSIPWGEAKGDEDLGGYHLVWTRDMVNSATGLMAAGDLETPLRALIYLACSQLADGSFPQNFWVDGEPYWTGIQLDEVAFPIMLAWRLHKAGALADFDPYPMVKAAATFLIDRGCVTPQERWEENSGYSPSTLASNIAALVCAAAFAQEQGDTVLAGFFSDFADFIESHVEAWTVTRRGVIVPGIKRHYIRINPEDPANPLPDEDPDHGTISIRNRAPGEQTDFPAAEIVDAGFLELVRYGIRRAGDPMMEDSLRVIDAALKTDFPGGPCWRRYNHDGYGQLDDGGPFINWGRGRPWPLLTGERAHYELAAGRDARPYIRAIESFATATRLLPEQIWDQPDLASAHMFFGKPTGAAMPLMWAHAEYIKLLRSADDGQVFDLIPEVAERYLQPRRRPPLEVWKFNRQVRAMVAGTRLRIQAGAPFTLHWGRGDWSHAIDSPSYNTSIGMSFVDLTTAVGDTDPLRFTFRWSEDNRWEGRDFTVEVRAS, encoded by the coding sequence ATGGCGACGCTTGAATATCTGCCGATTGCGAACGGCGGGCCGGGTATCCCGCCGCGCTGGACGCATAGCGCGAAGGACGTGGTCGGCACGGCGTATTCGGCCTCGAGCCGGGTGTGGTTTACGGTATCGAATGGCGTGATCAGTGAGGTTTACTTTTCCACCCTCGATCGTCCGCAAATCCGCGATCTGCAGTATCTGGTGACCGACGGCGAGACTTTTTTCCACGACACCCATCGCAATCTCGATTCGACGATCGAATATCTCGGCGAGCACGGGCTCGGCGTGCGCATTATCAACGCCGCCCCGGCGGGGCGCTATCGGATCGTGATCGACGTGATTGCCGACCCGCATCAGCCCTGCGTGCTGCTGGATACCAGCCTTGAAGGCGATCCGGCGTTTCTCCGCAAGCTCCGGATGTACGTAATACTCGCGCCGCATCTCGAGGTCGGCGGCTGGGGCAACAACGGCAACGTGGCGCGAATCGCGGGCCGCGAGTTTTTGACGGCGCACAAAGGCGCGACCTGGCTGGCGCTGGCGGCGACGACGCCGTTCGTCCATCGTTCGTGCGGCTACGTCGGCACGACCGACGGTTGGCAGGATTTATCGAGAAACTTCAAGCTCGATCGGGAGTTCGCCTCCGCACCGGACGGCAATATCGCGCTGACCGGCGAGATCGATTTGCGGAGCGGCGCTCGCTTCACGCTGGCGCTGGGCTTCGGGCGGACACTACATCATGCGATCACCACGGTATCGCAGACCCTGGGTACGCCCTTCGAGCAGCATCGTGAGCGCTTTCTCGAGCAATGGTCGCGCGCTACAAAACGGCTGCGGCCGCTGGAAAAACTCAGCGGTGACGGCGGCATGCTCTATCGCCGCAGTCGCGAGTTGATCCTGACGCACGAAGATAAAAACTATCCCGGTGCGCTCATTGCCTCACTGAGTATTCCGTGGGGCGAAGCGAAGGGCGACGAGGATCTCGGCGGCTATCATCTGGTGTGGACGCGCGACATGGTCAACAGCGCGACGGGTCTGATGGCGGCCGGGGATCTGGAGACGCCGTTGCGCGCGCTGATCTATCTGGCCTGCTCGCAGCTTGCGGACGGCAGTTTTCCGCAGAATTTCTGGGTCGATGGCGAGCCCTACTGGACGGGTATTCAGCTCGACGAAGTCGCCTTTCCGATCATGCTCGCCTGGCGTTTGCACAAGGCCGGGGCGTTGGCCGACTTCGATCCATATCCGATGGTGAAAGCGGCAGCGACGTTCCTGATCGATCGCGGCTGCGTGACGCCGCAGGAGCGCTGGGAAGAGAACAGCGGCTATTCGCCCTCGACGTTGGCGAGCAATATCGCCGCGCTGGTCTGCGCCGCGGCGTTTGCGCAGGAACAGGGCGACACGGTGCTCGCCGGATTTTTTTCCGATTTCGCCGATTTTATCGAGTCTCACGTCGAAGCTTGGACGGTGACGCGCCGGGGCGTGATCGTGCCGGGGATCAAGCGGCATTACATCCGGATCAATCCGGAGGATCCGGCCAATCCCTTACCTGACGAAGATCCCGATCACGGCACGATTTCAATTCGCAATCGTGCGCCGGGCGAGCAGACCGATTTTCCCGCCGCGGAAATCGTCGATGCGGGCTTTCTGGAGCTGGTGCGCTATGGCATCCGGCGGGCGGGCGATCCGATGATGGAAGATTCGCTGCGCGTAATCGATGCCGCGCTCAAGACCGATTTTCCCGGCGGGCCCTGCTGGCGCCGCTACAACCATGACGGCTACGGACAACTGGACGACGGCGGCCCGTTCATCAACTGGGGCCGCGGACGACCGTGGCCCCTGCTGACCGGCGAACGCGCGCACTATGAGCTGGCTGCGGGCCGCGACGCGCGCCCCTACATCCGCGCGATCGAGAGTTTTGCGACGGCGACCCGCCTGCTGCCGGAACAGATTTGGGATCAGCCGGACCTGGCTTCGGCGCACATGTTTTTCGGCAAACCGACGGGTGCGGCGATGCCGCTGATGTGGGCGCACGCGGAATATATCAAGCTGTTGCGCTCGGCCGACGATGGCCAGGTTTTCGATCTGATTCCGGAGGTAGCCGAGCGCTATTTGCAGCCGCGGCGGCGGCCGCCACTCGAGGTCTGGAAATTTAACCGGCAGGTGCGGGCGATGGTCGCGGGCACGCGATTGCGGATCCAGGCCGGCGCGCCCTTCACACTCCATTGGGGACGCGGCGACTGGTCGCACGCGATTGATTCACCCTCCTACAACACCTCGATCGGAATGAGTTTCGTTGATCTCACGACCGCGGTTGGTGACACCGATCCCCTGCGCTTCACCTTCCGTTGGTCCGAGGATAATCGATGGGAGGGGCGCGATTTCACGGTCGAGGTGCGCGCCTCCTAG
- the tatC gene encoding twin-arginine translocase subunit TatC: protein MTEPELTTSTAAPEPGDGRMPLLEHLTELRNRLIRAVIAVGVGFAIAYAFADQLFKLLAEPLHEASRSPVLLIGTGVGEAFFTKIKVALIAGLFVASPAVFFEVWRFIAPGLHRSERRMAGPFVIAATLFFAAGGYFCWAVVFRIGYAFFLGQYASIGVTPTLRVSEYLAFSAKLLLAFGLTFEMPIFAFFLTRVGVIDHRLMIRHLRYAVLAIFVVALALTPPDMISPFLLAIPLLGLYGLSVGVAYFFRVRPEPLKEISQYGDA, encoded by the coding sequence GTGACCGAGCCGGAGCTGACGACATCGACGGCGGCACCCGAGCCCGGCGACGGGCGGATGCCGCTGCTCGAACATCTGACCGAGCTGCGCAACCGCTTGATCCGGGCGGTGATCGCAGTTGGCGTTGGCTTTGCGATCGCCTATGCGTTTGCCGATCAGCTTTTCAAACTATTGGCCGAGCCGCTGCATGAGGCCTCGCGCAGCCCGGTATTGCTGATCGGCACGGGGGTGGGCGAGGCTTTTTTCACGAAGATTAAGGTTGCGCTGATCGCCGGTTTGTTCGTTGCAAGTCCGGCGGTGTTTTTTGAGGTCTGGCGCTTTATCGCGCCGGGGCTCCATCGGTCGGAGCGGCGGATGGCCGGGCCATTCGTCATAGCGGCAACGTTGTTTTTTGCCGCGGGCGGCTACTTTTGCTGGGCGGTCGTGTTTCGTATCGGCTATGCGTTTTTCCTCGGCCAGTACGCGAGTATCGGGGTGACGCCAACGCTGCGGGTCAGCGAGTATCTGGCCTTTTCCGCCAAGTTGCTGCTGGCCTTCGGCTTGACGTTCGAGATGCCGATATTTGCGTTCTTTCTGACGCGCGTTGGCGTGATCGATCATCGCCTGATGATTCGCCATCTGCGCTACGCGGTCCTGGCGATCTTCGTGGTCGCGCTGGCGCTGACGCCGCCAGACATGATCTCACCCTTTTTGTTGGCGATTCCACTACTGGGCCTCTATGGCTTGAGCGTCGGGGTCGCATATTTCTTTCGCGTACGGCCGGAACCTCTGAAGGAAATATCCCAATATGGCGACGCTTGA
- a CDS encoding twin-arginine translocase TatA/TatE family subunit: MGISEIIVILIVALIVVPPEKLPEVMRTVGKVLRELRLASNTVMRELTEAADDPLSIRQPPAAIAKPPSAATPGPAAPSEGPDSQS; the protein is encoded by the coding sequence GTGGGGATCAGCGAAATCATCGTTATTCTGATTGTTGCGCTCATCGTGGTGCCGCCGGAAAAACTGCCGGAGGTCATGCGCACGGTGGGGAAAGTGTTGCGGGAATTGCGGCTCGCGAGCAACACCGTGATGCGCGAGCTGACCGAGGCGGCCGACGATCCATTGTCGATCCGGCAACCGCCCGCCGCGATCGCGAAGCCGCCGAGCGCGGCGACGCCAGGTCCAGCCGCGCCATCCGAGGGGCCTGACAGCCAATCGTGA
- a CDS encoding histone deacetylase, with protein MNRTAVVADRRFMNHAPGRMHPERPERIAAMLEMTSQLTRPELKLYSPRPATPAELELCHSPDYVASVERTATLEHFDFDPDTHSSRATWATAQLAAGGVLTAVEAVADGDADNAFAIVRPPGHHALAERAMGFCFFNNVAIAAASLVKQRGLKRVMVLDWDVHHGNGTQQAFFDSPQVLYLSIHQYPFYPGTGWFDELGVGAGAGFTINAPLTAGFGDAEYLAVFDHLLLPIARRFNPEFVLISSGFDCHQRDPLGGMRVTANGFTAMTRRLKRLAAECCAGKLVAVLEGGYDLEALSAGGRAVIEELGREADEAIATAAPNPRVASILERARHFLAPYWQLD; from the coding sequence ATGAACCGCACCGCTGTCGTCGCTGACCGCCGCTTCATGAACCACGCTCCCGGCCGGATGCATCCCGAGCGCCCCGAGCGCATCGCCGCGATGCTCGAGATGACGTCGCAGCTGACCCGCCCCGAGCTCAAGCTCTATTCGCCGCGTCCCGCGACGCCGGCTGAGTTGGAATTGTGTCACAGCCCGGACTACGTCGCGTCAGTCGAACGCACCGCGACGCTTGAGCACTTCGACTTCGATCCCGATACGCACAGCTCGCGCGCGACTTGGGCGACCGCGCAACTCGCCGCCGGTGGCGTCCTGACCGCGGTCGAGGCGGTCGCGGACGGCGACGCCGACAACGCCTTCGCGATCGTCCGCCCGCCCGGCCATCACGCCCTGGCCGAACGTGCGATGGGCTTCTGCTTCTTCAACAACGTCGCGATCGCCGCTGCGTCCCTGGTTAAACAGCGCGGACTTAAGCGCGTGATGGTCCTCGACTGGGATGTCCATCACGGCAATGGCACCCAGCAGGCATTCTTCGATTCGCCGCAAGTCCTCTACCTCTCGATTCATCAATATCCGTTTTATCCCGGCACCGGCTGGTTCGACGAACTCGGCGTCGGCGCCGGCGCGGGCTTCACGATCAACGCCCCGCTGACTGCGGGCTTCGGCGACGCCGAGTACCTCGCCGTCTTCGATCATCTCCTGTTGCCCATCGCCCGCCGCTTCAATCCCGAGTTCGTGCTGATCTCGTCGGGCTTCGACTGCCATCAGCGCGACCCACTCGGCGGCATGAGAGTCACCGCCAACGGCTTCACGGCGATGACCCGCCGGCTGAAACGGCTCGCGGCCGAATGCTGCGCGGGGAAACTGGTCGCAGTGCTCGAAGGCGGCTACGATCTCGAGGCCCTGAGCGCGGGCGGCCGCGCCGTCATCGAGGAGCTGGGCCGCGAGGCCGACGAAGCCATCGCGACCGCCGCTCCCAACCCGCGCGTCGCCTCGATTCTCGAACGCGCCCGCCATTTCCTCGCGCCCTATTGGCAGCTCGACTGA